From the genome of Streptomyces sp. NBC_01341, one region includes:
- a CDS encoding FMN reductase, whose protein sequence is MKRTLVIVSAGLRLPSSTRMLADRIADTARTELELLGDQVELEFVEVRSHAHDVVNHLLTGQPSTELASVFDTIARSDGLITVTPTFTASYNGLFKMFFDSLDDQALVDKPVLIAATGGTGRHSLVLDHALRPMFTYLHAVVMPTGVFAAPEDWGSGDDSQATLMDRIARAGGELAREVHRRDTPVIEDPYADPTPFSKMLLGE, encoded by the coding sequence ATGAAGCGCACACTGGTCATCGTCTCCGCCGGACTGCGGCTGCCGTCGTCGACCCGGATGCTGGCCGACAGGATCGCCGACACGGCACGCACGGAGCTCGAACTCCTCGGCGATCAGGTCGAGCTCGAGTTCGTGGAGGTGCGCTCCCACGCCCATGACGTGGTGAACCACCTCCTGACCGGTCAGCCGTCCACCGAACTGGCGTCGGTGTTCGACACCATCGCGCGTTCGGACGGCCTGATCACGGTGACGCCCACGTTCACCGCCTCGTACAACGGCCTGTTCAAGATGTTCTTCGACAGCCTCGACGACCAGGCACTGGTGGACAAGCCCGTCCTGATCGCGGCCACCGGCGGAACCGGCAGGCACTCGCTGGTGCTCGACCACGCGCTGCGGCCCATGTTCACGTACCTGCATGCGGTCGTGATGCCCACCGGTGTGTTCGCCGCGCCGGAGGACTGGGGCAGCGGGGATGACTCGCAGGCGACACTGATGGACCGGATCGCACGAGCGGGCGGCGAACTCGCACGTGAGGTGCACCGCCGGGATACGCCGGTCATCGAAGATCCGTACGCCGACCCGACGCCGTTCAGCAAGATGCTTCTCGGCGAATGA